The Amblyomma americanum isolate KBUSLIRL-KWMA chromosome 5, ASM5285725v1, whole genome shotgun sequence genome window below encodes:
- the LOC144132618 gene encoding AB hydrolase superfamily protein YfhM-like yields MALAIFGKALFFAIATSMGIWMKAYVKTNVFFHGDSILIPQHRTYPVEFDSPQYGEHKFVDLSDIRVHYVTRGCDEEGNRPMLLLLHGFLDFWFIWNRQIPKLSEEFCVVAPDLRGYGNTTRPTDTAEYLLPKLTEDVKGLLEALNPNHKREVVLVGHDWGGMISFCFATLHETMIDKMVIINGMHPQAFLKQLFKSPTQMRMSWYMLPFRRPDIPEKYLIMKDLQFLDKAHKGFTEREEYAHKYMYSQPGALTGTINYYRAFNNDSDQLNKFPYYKLEVPTLILWGERDAFITSPVARYNQDWLVDSHLIYYEGAGHFPLRECSTPVTERIREFVKTGTVVVTNERSGSPWRQRNIDDPCKESKEPSRQQAPPSAPALLPDDEDLPENMKL; encoded by the exons ATGGCGCTCGCGATCTTTGGAAAAGCACTCTTCTTCGCCATCGCGACTAGCATGGGCATCTGGATGAAAGCGTACGTGAAAACGAACGTTTTCTTCCACGGAGACTCCATCCTCATTCCGCAGCACCGGACATATCCAGTTGAATTCGACAGCCCACAGTATGGCGAGCACAAGTTCGTGGACCTATCG GACATCAGAGTCCATTACGTTACCAGAGGCTGTGACGAAGAGGGCAACCGACCTATGCTGCTCTTACTGCACGGTTTCCTGGACTTCTGGTTCATCTGGAACAGGCAGATACCGAAGCTCAGCGAGGAGTTCTG TGTTGTGGCACCCGACTTACGTGGCTACGGAAACACGACGAGACCAACTGATACCGCCGAGTATCTCTTGCCGAAGCTTACTGAAGATGTGAAGGGACTGCTCGAAGCTCTCA ACCCCAACCACAAAAGGGAAGTTGTCCTCGTTGGTCACGACTGGGGCGGCATGATCAGCTTCTGTTTCGCCACACTGCACGAGACGATGATCGACAAGATGGTCATCATCAACGGCATGCACCCGCAGGCATTTCTGAAGCAACTCTTCAAGAGCCCTACTCAGATGAGGATGTCTTG GTACATGCTTCCGTTCCGACGTCCTGACATTCCGGAGAAGTACCTGATCATGAAGGACTTGCAGTTCTTGGACAAAGCGCACAAAGGATTCACCGAAAGAGAGGAATACGCCCATAAGTACATGTACTCACAGCCAG gagcacttacTGGTACTATCAACTACTACCGCGCCTTCAACAACGACAGCGACCAGCTGAACAAGTTTCCTTATTACAAGCTTGAAGTGCCCACGCTCATACTTTGGGGAGAGCGCGACGCCTTCATCACCTCGCCCGTCGCTCGATACAACCAAGATTGGCTTGTCGACTCACACCTGATTTACTACGAGGGAGCCGGGCACTTCCCTCTGCGGGAATGCTCCACACCTGTTACAGAGCGAATCAGAGAATTCGTGAAGACCGGCACTGTTGTGGTTACCAACGAGCGTAGCGGGTCACCTTGGAGGCAGCGGAACATTGACGACCCGTGCAAGGAATCGAAAGAACCTTCGCGTCAGCAAGCGCCACCCAGCGCACCTGCTCTGCTCCCAGACGACGAGGATCTGCCGGAAAATATGAAGCTATAA